The DNA sequence GTTAAGCTGTTCCATAATGTCAGGGGTGAGCTTGACGTCTTGGGCAGCGATGAGTTCCTTCATGTGTGTCACTTGTCCTGTTCGGGGAATTGAGATCATATTAGGCTGGGCCAGAGTGAAAGCCAGTAAAAGTTGGTAAATATTGATATTTAATGCTTGGGCAATATCAGCGAGACTCTTATTGTGGAGTAGCTTTCTTTGCAAGGATCCTGCTTGAGCTAAAGGACAGTAAGCAATCGTGGGAATATGATGCTGGTCCTGAAAGGGTTTCAAACAGTATTCGATACCACGGGAGCCTAGGTGATATAAAACTTCGTTAGCTTGGCAATGACTGCCTGTTGGCAAGGCTAGGAGTTCTTCTATATCTTCTAGATCGAAATTAGAGACTCCCCAAGCTTTGATTTTTCCCTTGCTTTTTAAACGTTCTAACTCAGACACCGTTTCGGAAAGTGGGGTTCCGCCACGCCAGTGGTAGAGGTAAAGGTCTAAATAATCTGATTGTAAGGCTTTAAGTGAAGCATCGAGACTGGCCTCCATACGCTTTTTGTTAGCATTTGAAGGAAGAACTTTGGAAATAAGGTAGAGCTTATCGCGATTGAAAGGCTGAATGGCCTTACCGACCAACCTCTCGGCTTTACCATTACCGTACATTTCTGCTGTATCAATAATGGTTACCCCTCTATCCAAAGCATACTGTAAGGCGGCTAGTTCTTCTTTTTCAGCAGATGCTTTTTCTCCTAAGAACCAGGTCCCGATTCCTAATTTAGGTTGTAGTAATAAGGCATTATGCATAATGAGTACCTCCGACTTAATGCTATAGAATTTGGCATGCAGACTTTCGCCTGTTTATTTTTGCATTTTGTAAAGAATAGAAGCTAACTTTAGAATGAAAAAATCTGAAAGCTTTCTTGGATCATGGCCAGTTTTCTCGGTAATTTTATTAAGTTTATACTGGACTGTGTTTTTGTGGATAAATAGTTTTTCGGCGCATTTTTTAATACTGCCGTTACAAGTTTCGTAGGTATCTAAAAGCGGTATCATGTCTTCAATGTCTTTTTGAGAGAGATGGGTAAAAATCTTATCTAAAAAATACTTTTTATTAGTATCGGCAATACTGTGCAGAACCAGTCCATATTCCATATCGCTAAATAAAAGTTCTCGTTTTTGATAAAACGTCTTATTCCAGCCCAGAGCTGTTTTGGCTTGGCTGATACTCCGATTTAATTCATTTTTTCCTTGCCCAGACATTCCAACACCGAACAATAAGGTGGTGTTATATTTCTTTTTGATAACGTCATCTATCTTTTTAATAATTTTAGAAGCAGCTGAAGGCTGTTTGAGCTGTAAGAGAACCAGAATCATATTTCCCCTAACTTCAAAGATGGCATCTTCATCTCCCAAGAGAAGCTCCAAATCCAGATAAACATTAGAAATATCCTCAAAATATTGCTCCGTGAGACGGTCATCGCTTGGCAAACCAACAATAGCTGTATATTTTTTAGACGACAGATTGATACCATAAAGCATTTCAACTGAAAAAGCATCGCTCTGATCATCATTTTGAATATAATCAATAATGTTTCGGTGGACATTGCGCCGATTATAAACAAGCTCCCTAGCGGCGTTATTTAGGATTAAAACTTTGGTCATCTCTTTAATAATTTCTCCATATTGAGCGACCTCTTCTTTTTTGCCAGTGATACCGATAACGCCAACGATTTGGTTATCAATATCAACAGGTAGGTTGATCCCTTGTTTAGCCCCCTCGTATTGGTTATCGAATTCAATGACGATAGGCTGATTTTTATCAAGAGCAAACTGCGCCCCTTCATGATTGACTTGACCGATACGGTTAGGATCGGTGCTGGCAATAATGACTCCCTCGGTCGAAAAGAAGTTCAGTTCCTGATTGATAATTTTTTTCATACGAGTCAGGATATCCTGGACGACACTAGCCTCAATCATAAGTTTTTCCTCCCCTTATCCTTACACAGGTGCTAGAGTTATTATACTACTTTTGGTATTAGTTTTTGTAATAAAAAAGAACGATGGTTAGTCGGTCGCAGTTTTTTGGATAAAAGTGTCAAAAAGAGAATAATCTTTAGGCTCTCATGCCTTTCTATTGCTTAAACAATGCGGACTATTCCTTTCATTCCAATTGCTATCGCCAAAGCATTAAGTTTTTGAAATTCTAAATAGGATTAGCTGTTAAGAAAATAATTTGTTATGTATACCAAAGAACATGGGGAAACTTTCTAGTAAACTATAGTTTGTGAAACGTTGAACATAAAAAGAGGGATGTGGTACCATGAAGCCATCGGAACTGAGGATAGAGTTGTTATTTATGATAGCCTGTCAATTCTCAGACATCGGTAATTGAGAATGCTAATGCAGGGATGTCACTATAAAGTGTTTTATCTTGGTTAATTGCTTTCTCAATGTTAAATTTCAATACTAAAGGAGTACGATTATGGACAGTGGACTAATTAGCTTGTTAGGTGTTCTGGCTGCCTTGACCTTTTTGATCTGGGGATCTTATAAGCAGTTTCCTATTCTGATTTTAGGACCGGTTGCCTCTCTTATCGTTATTCTCTTGTCAGGCTTACCAGTGACAAAGAGTTTAACGACTGACTACGCCTCAGCTTTTGCTGATTTCGCAAAAGACAATTTTTTGATTTTCTTACCAGCAACGATTCTTGGTTCGATGCTCGGAGACTGCGGAGCAGCCCAAGATATTGCTAATAAGATTGCAGAGTGGTCTTTAAAGATGGGCAATAAAAATGCTAAGTTTTGGGTTTTAATGGGGCTTTCTCTCATTACGGCTATTCTCTCATTTGGTGGTGTTAGTGGTTTCGTTGTTATCTTTACCATTGCTCCTATATGTTTCCGTATTTTTAAAGAGTTGGATATTCCTTGGCATTTCATCATTGCTGTTGCGGTTTATGGTGGATCTATGTGGACAGCTATCCTACCAGGTTCGCCTGCCATTCAAAATTTGATTCCGATGGAGACATTAGGAACCAAACCAACGGCGGCACCCATACTTGGTATTATCGCTGCCGGCGTATCCATCATCTTTGGGGCTTGGTATATCTGGTGGATGCTCAAACGCAATGAAAAGCGCGGAGAAGGTTTCGAAAAGACTGGGCATAAAATGGAAGAAGCTTCGCAAATTTTAGCCTTAAAGGCTATGGATAAAAAGACGACAACGCTAGATTTTATCAAAGCACTTGTGCCCTCTATTGTTCTGATTGTCGCTATGAATGTTTTTAATGTCCCTCCTTACCTTTCTTTGACTCTGGGCTGCTTGGCTTGCTTTGCTCTCTACTATAATAAATTTGCTAACTTTAAAAATACCATGGCTGACGGTGTGAACTCAACGATGAAGTCTATCATGAATGTTGCCTCTGTTGTTGGTTTCGGTGGTATTGTTGCTGCGGCACCAGGCTTTGATTATCTGGTTAATAACTTGGACAAAATCCCAGGACCGCCGCTGATTCAATTAGCGATTGCGACGAACTTAATTGCTGGTATTACAGGTTCTGCTTCGGGTGGTGAAGCTATTTCGCTCAATGTCTTTGCACCGCGTTTCTTAAAACAAGGTATCAGCGCAGATGTTTTGCACCGTATGGTTAATATCTCTTGTTACGGTTTGGATTCTCTGCCCCACAACGGTTCGGTTATCAACCGTCTCAACTATACTCACTTAACTCATAAAGAAGGCTACTATCATGAATTTTGGCTGGGAGCTGCTTTCCCTCTGTTGAATTCAGTTTTCATTGCTATTATCGCCTCGTTTGGTATTGTTTAAGGCCAATTATCACATTTGAAGGAGCGTCAAGAAAAAGATAGCCTGCCTTATGCGCAAGGGCATGGCGTCAGCCTCCTATTTTCTTCTCGCTTTCTTAACGCCCTTAGTATCTTATGTAATTGAACACGGCTACGACACTGTGCAAAAAGATAAAGACTTCCTAGATGCTAGGCATCTTCGTCAGCTTTCCTATTTTGCTGTGTGTCGCTTACGCCTTTGTATCTTAAATAAAGGAGAAAAATATGGGTAAAGCACCGAAAGTCATTGAAATGGCTGTTTATCCTGTTGCTGGTCATGACAGTCCCTTGCTAACGTTAAGTGGCTGTCACGCTCCTTACTTTACAAGAAATATTGTTGTTTTAAAAGACGATAGCGGTAATCTTGGTATCGGAGAAATACACGGCGGAGAGCATATTACCAAGCAGATTGAGAGCTATAAGCCCTTTGTTCTTGGTGAACGGGTCAGTGAATACCGCAAGGTTCTGACCAATATTCGCAGGAGCCGTGAGAGAGCGGCCCAAGATACTGGTGAGGGTCTGCAGCAGTTAAATATTTCCAATTTAAAATTTGTTGTTCAGTCTGAAGCAGCTGTTGAATGTGCCATGCTGGATCTGCTTGGGAAGTTCTTAGAGCTGCCTGTTGCTGCCCTTTTGGGTGAAGGTGGTATTCAACGTGATGAGGTTGAGTTCTTAGGTTATCTCTTTTACTCGGCAGATTCTTCCAAGATTGATTTACCCTATGAAAAGGGTGATGGCAGCGACAGCTGGGAGTCTTTGCGCCGAACGGAAATGATGACACCTGAGGCGATTGTCAAACAGGCGCGCGTGCTCAAAGACAAATATGGTTTTAATAATTTTAAATTAAAGGGCGGTGTTTTAGCCGGTGCAGAAGAAATGAAGGCGGTTGACGCTTTGAAGGCTGCTTTTCCGGATGCTCGCATCAACATTGATCCTAACGGAGCCTGGACGCTGGAAGAAGCGGTTACTCTGACACAAGACCGTAAAAATGTGCTGACTTATATTGAGGATCCTTGCGGTCCGGAACAGGGCTTCTCCAGTCGGGAAATCATGGCAGAATACCGCGATGCCACGGGAATTCCTGTGGCGACCAATATGATTGCGACCAACTGGCGGCAATTTCACCATGCTGCGGCTCTGCGCAGCGTCAATATTGTTTTAGCCGACCCGCATTTTTGGACTCTAAATGGCAGTGTTCGCATGGCTTATCTCTTGAATGAATGGGGGATGACTTGGGGCTCGCATTCCAATAATCATTTTGACATTACCCTTGCGACTTTTGTACAGGTTGCGGCTGCAGCTCCAGGCAAGATTGCTCCGGTCGATACCCACTGGATCTGGCAGGACGGTGAGTCCTTGCTTAAAGAACCGCTCAGCTTTATTGATGGGAAAATCAAGCTTCCGGATAAACCCGGCTTAGGTGTTGAGATTGATTTGGATAAATTAGGGAAGCAAAATGAACTTTACCATCAAATGGCATTTAAAGATCGTGATGATACGATTGCTATGCAGTATTTAGAAAAAGATTGGCAGTTCGATCCTAATCGGCCGGTCTTCTGTCACTGATTACATGGAGGTTCGATTGTATGATAGATAAGATTATAAAAGTT is a window from the Streptococcus criceti HS-6 genome containing:
- a CDS encoding aldo/keto reductase, whose translation is MHNALLLQPKLGIGTWFLGEKASAEKEELAALQYALDRGVTIIDTAEMYGNGKAERLVGKAIQPFNRDKLYLISKVLPSNANKKRMEASLDASLKALQSDYLDLYLYHWRGGTPLSETVSELERLKSKGKIKAWGVSNFDLEDIEELLALPTGSHCQANEVLYHLGSRGIEYCLKPFQDQHHIPTIAYCPLAQAGSLQRKLLHNKSLADIAQALNINIYQLLLAFTLAQPNMISIPRTGQVTHMKELIAAQDVKLTPDIMEQLNKLFPAPQHRVPLDIE
- a CDS encoding CdaR family transcriptional regulator, with translation MIEASVVQDILTRMKKIINQELNFFSTEGVIIASTDPNRIGQVNHEGAQFALDKNQPIVIEFDNQYEGAKQGINLPVDIDNQIVGVIGITGKKEEVAQYGEIIKEMTKVLILNNAARELVYNRRNVHRNIIDYIQNDDQSDAFSVEMLYGINLSSKKYTAIVGLPSDDRLTEQYFEDISNVYLDLELLLGDEDAIFEVRGNMILVLLQLKQPSAASKIIKKIDDVIKKKYNTTLLFGVGMSGQGKNELNRSISQAKTALGWNKTFYQKRELLFSDMEYGLVLHSIADTNKKYFLDKIFTHLSQKDIEDMIPLLDTYETCNGSIKKCAEKLFIHKNTVQYKLNKITEKTGHDPRKLSDFFILKLASILYKMQK
- a CDS encoding GntP family permease, yielding MDSGLISLLGVLAALTFLIWGSYKQFPILILGPVASLIVILLSGLPVTKSLTTDYASAFADFAKDNFLIFLPATILGSMLGDCGAAQDIANKIAEWSLKMGNKNAKFWVLMGLSLITAILSFGGVSGFVVIFTIAPICFRIFKELDIPWHFIIAVAVYGGSMWTAILPGSPAIQNLIPMETLGTKPTAAPILGIIAAGVSIIFGAWYIWWMLKRNEKRGEGFEKTGHKMEEASQILALKAMDKKTTTLDFIKALVPSIVLIVAMNVFNVPPYLSLTLGCLACFALYYNKFANFKNTMADGVNSTMKSIMNVASVVGFGGIVAAAPGFDYLVNNLDKIPGPPLIQLAIATNLIAGITGSASGGEAISLNVFAPRFLKQGISADVLHRMVNISCYGLDSLPHNGSVINRLNYTHLTHKEGYYHEFWLGAAFPLLNSVFIAIIASFGIV
- a CDS encoding enolase C-terminal domain-like protein, whose product is MGKAPKVIEMAVYPVAGHDSPLLTLSGCHAPYFTRNIVVLKDDSGNLGIGEIHGGEHITKQIESYKPFVLGERVSEYRKVLTNIRRSRERAAQDTGEGLQQLNISNLKFVVQSEAAVECAMLDLLGKFLELPVAALLGEGGIQRDEVEFLGYLFYSADSSKIDLPYEKGDGSDSWESLRRTEMMTPEAIVKQARVLKDKYGFNNFKLKGGVLAGAEEMKAVDALKAAFPDARINIDPNGAWTLEEAVTLTQDRKNVLTYIEDPCGPEQGFSSREIMAEYRDATGIPVATNMIATNWRQFHHAAALRSVNIVLADPHFWTLNGSVRMAYLLNEWGMTWGSHSNNHFDITLATFVQVAAAAPGKIAPVDTHWIWQDGESLLKEPLSFIDGKIKLPDKPGLGVEIDLDKLGKQNELYHQMAFKDRDDTIAMQYLEKDWQFDPNRPVFCH